Proteins from one Erpetoichthys calabaricus chromosome 11, fErpCal1.3, whole genome shotgun sequence genomic window:
- the cdc23 gene encoding cell division cycle protein 23 homolog: MAAQMDLVEIKRQLCGIVVLCRERGLAHSCKWASELAFCLEPLPLSKLPPPAQFTEEDAQDLDAYTLAKSFYDLKEYDRAAYFLRGCKSQKAYFLYMYSRYLSGEKKKDDETVDSLGPLEKGQVKNESLRELRVELSKKHKAKDLDGFGLYLYGVVLRKLDLFKEALDVFVEATHCLPLHWGAWLELCNLITNKDMLKSLTLPDTWVKEFFLAHMYTELQMIEEALQKYQSLIEAGFSKSTYIISQIAVAYHNIRDIDKALSMFNELRKQDPYRIENMDTFSNLLYVRSMKPELSYLAHNLCDIDKYRVETCCVIGNYYSLRSQHEKAALYFQRALKLNPRCLGAWTLMGHEYMEMKNTSAAIQAYRHAIEVNKRDYRAWYGLGQTYEILKMPFYCLYYYRRAHQLRPNDSRMLVALGECYEKLNQLAEAKKCYWRAYSVGDVERMALVKLAKLHEQLNESDQATQCYIIYIQDVFSCGEILEHLELSTAFRYLGQYYFKSKRYNEAFICAQRCCDYNDAREEGKALLRQISQVRGEADPASTDLSLPFLYGPLSATNTPVRRMSPLNLSSVTP, encoded by the exons GGCATCTGAGCTGGCCTTCTGTCTTGAGCCACTACCTTTGAGCAAGCTGCCTCCTCCGGCTCAGTTCACAGAG GAAGATGCCCAAGACTTGGACGCCTACACCTTAGCCAAGTCCTTCTATGATCTCAAGGAGTACGATCGTGCTGCCTATTTCTTGCGAGGCTGCAAAAGCCAGAAAGCTTATTTTCTTTACATGTACTCCAGATATCTG TctggagagaagaagaaagacgATGAAACTGTGGACAGCTTGG GGCCGCTGGAGAAAGGACAAGTAAAGAACGAGTCTCTGCGGGAGCTCAGAGTGGAGCTGAGCAAGAAGCACAAAGCCAAGGACCTGGATGGATTTGGCCTCTACCT ataTGGCGTTGTTTTGAGGAAGCTGGATCTTTTCAAAGAAGCTCTTGATGTCTTTGTGGAAGCAACTCACTGCTTGCCTTTACACTGGGGGGCCTGGCTGGAACTGTGCAACCTCATCACCAACAAAGACATG CTCAAGTCCCTGACGCTGCCCGACACGTGGGTGAAGGAGTTCTTTCTGGCTCACATGTATACGGAGCTCCAGATGATTGAAGAGGCCCTGCAGAAGTACCAGAGCCTGATTGAGGCTGGCTTCTCCAAAAGCACCTACATCATCTCTCAGATCGCTGTCGCCTACCACAATATCCGAG ATATCGATAAAGCCTTGTCCATGTTTAATGAGCTCCGAAAGCAGGATCCCTACCGAATTGAAAACATGGATACTTTTTCCAACCTCCTGTATGTGCGG AGCATGAAGCCGGAGCTGAGCTACCTCGCCCATAACCTGTGTGACATTGACAAATACCGAGTGGAAACCTGCTGCGTGATCG GAAACTACTACAGTCTACGGTCTCAGCATGAGAAGGCAGCTTTGTATTTTCAGAGGGCGCTGAAGCTCAATCCACGTTGCTTAGGTGCCTGGACACTAATGGGCCACGAGTACATGGAGATGAAGAATACATCTGCTGCAATTCAGGCGTACAG ACATGCAATTGAAGTCAACAAGCGCGACTACCGAGCGTGGTATGGATTGGGACAGACGTACGAGATCCTGAAGATGCCGTTTTACTGCCTTTACTATTACAGGAGGGCTCATCAGCTCAG GCCCAATGACTCTCGCATGCTGGTGGCCCTGGGCGAATGCTATGAGAAGCTGAACCAGCTGGCGGAGGCCAAAAAG TGCTACTGGAGGGCGTACTCCGTGGGTGACGTGGAGAGGATGGCCCTGGTGAAGCTGGCCAA GCTCCACGAGCAGCTGAACGAGTCTGACCAGGCCACTCAGTGCTACATCATCTACATCCAGGACGTGTTCTCCTGCGGG GAGAttctggagcacctggagctgaGCACAGCTTTCCGCTACCTGGGCCAGTACTACTTCAAGAGCAAGCGCTACAACGAGGCCTTCATTTGTGCGCAGAGGTGCTGCGACTACAACGAT GCCCGCGAGGAGGGGAAGGCGCTGCTGCGCCAAATCTCCCAGGTGCGTGGCGAGGCTGACCCGGCGTCCACCGACCTGTCACTGCCCTTCCTCTACGGACCCTTGTCGGCCACCAACACGCCCGTGCGCAGGATGTCCCCCCTCAATTTGTCTTCCGTTACACCCTGA